The sequence attattgagacggagtctctctctgtcgcccaggctggagtgcagtagcgcaatctcggctcactgcaagctccacttctcgggttcacgctgttctcctgcctcagcctcccgagtagctgggactacaggtgcccgccaccatgctcagctaattttttgtatttttagtagagacggggtttcactgtggtcttgatctcctgacctcgtgatccgcccgcctcggcctcccaaagtgctgggattacaggcgtgagccaccgcatccggcctattatattattttttgagacagagtctcgctttgtgcctaggctggagagcagtggcgcgatcttggctcactgcaacctctgcctcccgggcttaagcgattctcctgcctcagtctcctgagtagctgggattacaggcacccaccaccacgcccagctaatttttttttgggggggtggggacggagtcttgctctgtagcccagactggagggcagtggcatgatctcagctcactgcagcctccacctcttgggtcccggttcaagcaattctcctgcctcagcctcctgagtagctggaattactggcgtgcgtcaccatgccgagctaatttttgtatttttagtagagatagggtttcaccaagttggccaggctggtcttgaactcctgaccttgtgatccgcccactgcggtctcccaaagtgctgggattacaggcatgagccactgccccggccttgctttatttttgtgtgtgcgtaagggagcatggtggcatgcccctgtaatcctagctactaggtgGCTGAGGTAGAATTGTTTGcgcccgggagttcgagatcagcctgggcaacatagcaaaacaccatctctacaaaaattaaaaatacaaaaattaacctgatgtagtggtgcatgcctgtagtcccagctactctggatactgagtcaggaggatcacttgagcccaggagtttgaggctgcaatgacctatgatcacaacactgtattccagcccaggtgacagagcaaacccctctcttaaaaataaataaataggccgggcgcggtggctcaagcctgtaatcccagcactttgggaggccgagacgggcggatcacgaggtcaggagatcgaaaccatcctggctaacacggtgaaaccccgtctctattaagaaatacaaaaaactagctgggcgaggtggcgggcgcctgtagtcccagctactcgggaggctgaggccggagaatggcgtgaacccgggaggcggagcttgcagtgagctgagatccggccactgcactccagcatgggcgacagagcgagactccgtctcaaaaaaaaaaaaaaaataataaaaataaataaataaataaaaagatgttgaGGTGAAAATCACATCAACATAGAATCAACCatttaaaagtatacaattcaggtcaggcgcggtggctcacgcctgtagcattttgaggggccaaggtgggtggatcacttgaggtcaggagttcgagactagctggctaacatggttaaacctcatctctactaaaaatgtaaaaactagccaggcatgatggcccttgcctgtagtcccagctacttgggaggtggaggcaggagaatcgcttgaaaccgtgaggtggaggttgcagtgagccgagatcgccccactgcactccagcctaggtgacagagtgagactctgtctagaaaacaaacaaacaaacacaaaatgtaaaaactatcCGGGCATCGTGGcccttgcctgtagtcccagctatttgggaggctgaggcaggagaatcgcttgaacccgggagacggaggttgcaatgagccgagattgggccattgcactgcagcctgggccacaagagcaaaactccatctcaaaaaaattgtttaaaggccaggagcagtggctcacacctgtaatcccagcactttgggaggccgaggcagggggatcacctgaggtcaggagttcgagatcagcctggccaacatggtgaaacctgtgtctactaaaaatacaaaaattagccaggcatggtggcgggtgcctgtaatcccagctactcgggaggctgaggcaggagaatcacttgaacctgggagacggaggttgcagtgagcctagatcatgccactgcactcccacctgggagacagagcaagattccgtctcaaagcaaaaccaaacataAACAACTGGTGGAGCACACGTCCCAGACTGGGGACTACAAGGGGCATGGCCTGGCGCTCACTCTTGCCCTTCCCTTCCCCGATCCAAGTCCCACCCATGGGCCTGGGCTTGGCCAGGTGGCACAATTGAATATTGAGTAACACACAGATGTGAACATCGGAGTTTATTTGTGGGTTGTGCAAGACAGGAGACCTTTGGAGACCCCTCTGTTATTTCCTTGAGCCCCAGGAACTACCCATGTCTACACCCCAAGCagcagcagcatgagaacgaTTAACACGCATCGAGGACCTATTGTGTGGGGGTCCCCAGAATGCCTTACATGAAGTCATGTGTCTCGTCTGAGCCCTTGGAGACAGGGCCACTTCTTGtccccatattacagatgaggaaactgaggcacaaagcgGCTAAGCCCTCAGCCATGAGTCCACAGCCAGGAACCTGGGTCCAGCCCTCCAGCCGTGCCTCTGGCCCTGGGCTGCTCCAAGCTTGGCACACATGGGTTTGAAATGTTCACAGCCCAAGGGGGCGCAGCGGATTTTGCAGAGTCTGAGATTTGCACATCAGCAGCCTGGAGATTACGGGGTTCAGGTGAGGATCCTGGCTCTGGTGCTCAGTCCTGGCCGTGGGCCCCCTGGTGAGTCACTGCCTCTCTTggggcctcggtttcctcatctgtaaaatggatggaGACACTTAGAGAATCACTGCCTAAGCCCCCTGCTCCCCTTCTACCAATAACAGAATCTCATCCATCTGGATAgccacatttcccagcctcccctgcAGCAAGGTGTGGCCATTTCACTCTGTTCTGGCCAGTGGGATATAAAATGAAGGGTTTCAAGGCTTCCTGGGCAGACTTCCAGGAGACACCCAGCCAGCGCTGGCCTCTGACTTTCCCTCAGAATGAGGAGGTGAAGGCTGGAGCTCTGGCAACTATTTTGTGCCATGAGGCAACCTTGAGGACAAAAGCTAAGTAtgcaataaaatgagagaaaaatcaagTCCTACTGCTACTGCAGCTGAACCTGAACCTATCTGTATGGTATCCTTTTCTTACACCAGGTCTCTATTCCTTATCCCTGGGCTCACACCAGTGTAGAGTCCTTCCCCGTGCTCCCTGGTCTATGGCCTAGCATTCGACGCATCTCATGGGTAACCCCGTCCCAGTGCCCCAGGCCGGACAGTGTCCGGTGCATTCGGGTTGCAGGCAGGCTGCTCTCCCAGCCTCCCCCCAGGGCTGCAGGTGCTGTGGCAGTGGCCATGGACACAAAGGGGTCCCCAGGCTCTGGACAGGTTGAATAGGGGGTCCGACGATGGATACCCTGCTGAGGCTGAGCTCTGGGGCTGGCCTTGGAGACTTCAGCAGGGCGGGTGAGGTCATCTTCAAAGGATGGCGGGGACAACTCATGGAGCCCACGGCGGGTGGCCCGAGCAGCCCGGAGGAGAGTGTGGGTCAGCACAGCCACCAGAACCAGGGCGCCCGAGCCGAGGATGGAAGCGGCTGCTGCACCTGTCTCGATCTCGAAAAGTAGCAAGGCATAGATGGACAGTGCTGCGGAAGGAAACGACTCTCATTTATTTAGTCAACAAACATTTGCCCTCCAAGCCCTCAGGGAGTTCTTGCGCACAGGGAGAAATCATGAAAAACCCTGCCACGGGACTGGAACATAGACTAGGCATCTAATTCTCCCACATCCCACACGTGCATCATCATcacatccattttacagagaagaaagctGGGGCCTAGAGAGGTTAGGAGACTCTTCAAAGCCATACAGTCAGGAAGTGACAGAGGTGGGATTTTAACCCAGGCTGGTgggctccagagtctgtgctctgaAGCACAGTTCTGCCTCCAAAGAAGACAACAGAAAGAGACTCATTTCAGCAGCTGTGGGCAGGGGCTTTCCTGAGGAGGAGCTATTTGAGCTGAGACCCTGGGGGAAGAAGTAGCAGCTTCTGGGAGAGCTGAGGAGGATAACGGCTGCAGGGGACACAGCAAGTGCAGAGGTCCTGAGGTGGAAACGCCCGAGTGTCTGAGGCTCAGAAGAAAGCAAAACGGGTtctggccgggctcagtggctcacgcctgtaatcctaacattttgggaggctgaggcgggtggatcacttgaggtcaggagtttgagaccagcctgggcaacatggtgaaaccctgtctctacaaaaaaatacaaaacttagctgggcatcgtggcgggtgcctgtaatcccagctcctcgggaggctgaagcagaattgcttgagcctgggagatggaggctgcagtgagccgagatcgcaccactgcactccagtctgggcgacagagtgagattcagtctcaacaacaacaacaacaacaaaagataaataGGTTGTGGTGTAACTGGAGAAGAGAGGTGGGGGAGAGATGGAGGAGTTAAGGAAGGAGTGGATGTTGGGGACCAGATGGGGGTGGAggcctcttcttcctcttcttcctcttcttcccttcctcctcttcctcctcctcctcctccatcttcttcttcctcttcctcctcctcctccttcttctccttcttgtccttcttccttcttcttcttccttcttcttccttcttgttcttgttcttcttgttcttcttccttcttctttttttttttttttgtattttttagtagagacggggttt comes from Macaca fascicularis isolate 582-1 chromosome 19, T2T-MFA8v1.1 and encodes:
- the TMEM221 gene encoding transmembrane protein 221 isoform X1, with the protein product MSRSYGGRVLAAMTLLGIAAAVLTALGAQLLFQLQAGRAELRGLRADGLDQELGAGPGLPEDAAGALLPLAAALAALVLVLGFTCLLLAALCGHLGAELARGPGPRRSDWFLYDCRLLRHVALGLFCCGISVYLAALSIYALLLFEIETGAAAASILGSGALVLVAVLTHTLLRAARATRRGLHELSPPSFEDDLTRPAEVSKASPRAQPQQGIHRRTPYSTCPEPGDPFVSMATATAPAALGGGWESSLPATRMHRTLSGLGHWDGVTHEMRRMLGHRPGSTGKDSTLV